TGCAGTTGTAGGGGTGCCCCATAAAAAGTTTATAGACGTTGGAAATAAATATCTCCATCTCGAGGAAATTCATCCTATGAGAATCCACAGAAGTTTGACTAGGTATTTCTGCGTATATAGAAACATTTAGCGAGAAACAAACTTATTTTCCTCTATAAAAAACCGTAGTTTTTCCTGTAAATCCTCTCTTACTCCTATCCTCCCTGACGTTGCGATTTTAAAATGTTGGCCGACTCCTTTTTCGATAAATATTTTTGATGATTTATCATACACTTTTATGCCGTTATCTTTGCCGCTTATGCCAAAAGCCATTGTTAGCTTTCCAGGGCCAGACGTTAAATTTCTTATATCAGGTGTCATCCTCCTTTTTACCATGTAATCCAGTCCTTCCAGCGGTTCAACTGCTCTAATCAAAACACCAGAGGGCTTTCCCTCACTCTCAGTTATTATATTGAATAACCAGTAACCATGTACCATGTATACGAAAGTGGAGCCGGCATCCTCCCACATCCACCTGCTGAGTTTTGTTTTGCCTTTAAATGCCCTAGAGGCGGGGTCAGACAGCCCATAGTAAGCTTCTGTTTCAACTATTTTTCCTTTCAGCAGTGTTTCATTTT
This Candidatus Thermoplasmatota archaeon DNA region includes the following protein-coding sequences:
- a CDS encoding DNA-3-methyladenine glycosylase, whose translation is MILSKTFYEYNPADVAKKLLGNLLVVKNETLLKGKIVETEAYYGLSDPASRAFKGKTKLSRWMWEDAGSTFVYMVHGYWLFNIITESEGKPSGVLIRAVEPLEGLDYMVKRRMTPDIRNLTSGPGKLTMAFGISGKDNGIKVYDKSSKIFIEKGVGQHFKIATSGRIGVREDLQEKLRFFIEENKFVSR